One genomic window of Anaplasma centrale str. Israel includes the following:
- the murC gene encoding UDP-N-acetylmuramate--L-alanine ligase gives MTDSFGFGPGSVLHFIGIGGIGMSALAMVAHNCGYKVQGSDTCMSPTVRTLLDMGIPVMLNHGVDNVRNADVVVYSNAIKDNNIELQCAIAAGKPVLRRTELLSKALGTRRTIVVAGSHGKTSTTGMIASIMEHAGMDPTVFIGGIAFSYNNNYKMGSGEWAVVEADESDSSFTALPCEVAVVTNLEWEHPDKYACLETLKGVFSDFLCNVKAGGAAVVPSGLSSVLGNNAVCGKTTYGLTEGDLLVSNITYASDATVFDIVDGTEVCHGVRLPVPGRHNVENALAAVAAVKRLGVDCSCIKSGLENFMGVRRRFEVISSVRGVTFVDDYAHHPTEIDATRNTAKLFAAGGRVIGILQPHRFTRVQHFFNDFTAAVSKFDHMILTDVYPAGEEVISGCESLDIVRAVKNLGFDRIVHASDVHTITDVISAVAGPGDVVVAMGAGSITSIIRSVVNEYASQPNTYHAAAQNHV, from the coding sequence GTGACGGACTCTTTCGGATTTGGTCCTGGTAGCGTGCTACACTTCATAGGCATAGGAGGCATTGGGATGAGCGCGCTGGCGATGGTCGCCCACAACTGTGGTTATAAGGTCCAAGGAAGTGACACATGCATGTCCCCAACAGTGCGGACCTTGTTAGACATGGGTATCCCAGTAATGCTAAACCATGGAGTGGACAATGTGCGGAATGCGGATGTCGTGGTATATTCCAACGCAATTAAGGATAATAACATTGAGTTGCAGTGTGCGATTGCCGCGGGCAAGCCCGTTTTGCGCAGAACGGAGCTGCTATCCAAGGCGTTGGGTACAAGGCGCACTATAGTTGTTGCTGGTTCGCACGGCAAAACTTCAACAACCGGGATGATTGCCTCCATCATGGAGCATGCCGGAATGGATCCCACGGTTTTCATTGGCGGAATTGCCTTTAGCTATAACAACAATTACAAAATGGGAAGTGGGGAGTGGGCCGTAGTTGAGGCGGATGAGTCAGATTCCAGTTTTACTGCGCTGCCCTGCGAGGTAGCCGTAGTGACAAATCTCGAGTGGGAGCACCCTGATAAGTATGCATGCTTAGAAACCCTGAAAGGGGTATTTTCGGATTTCTTGTGCAACGTAAAAGCCGGCGGGGCTGCTGTGGTGCCAAGCGGATTGTCTTCCGTACTGGGCAACAATGCAGTGTGTGGTAAAACCACCTATGGTCTCACAGAGGGTGATCTGCTCGTGTCCAACATCACATATGCGAGCGATGCTACGGTGTTTGACATTGTAGATGGCACTGAGGTTTGTCATGGTGTGCGGCTGCCGGTGCCGGGGCGCCATAATGTGGAAAATGCACTAGCGGCAGTCGCGGCAGTCAAGCGTCTTGGTGTCGATTGCAGTTGTATAAAATCTGGTCTGGAAAACTTCATGGGCGTAAGAAGAAGGTTTGAAGTTATTTCCAGTGTTAGGGGAGTCACATTCGTCGACGATTACGCACACCACCCTACTGAGATAGACGCCACCAGAAACACGGCAAAATTATTCGCAGCTGGAGGTCGGGTAATTGGCATACTACAGCCGCATCGGTTCACCCGAGTTCAGCACTTTTTTAATGACTTCACAGCTGCAGTGTCCAAGTTTGATCATATGATCTTAACTGACGTATATCCGGCTGGTGAGGAGGTAATATCGGGCTGTGAGAGCTTGGATATTGTACGTGCGGTTAAAAACCTTGGGTTTGACCGTATCGTGCACGCGAGCGACGTTCACACCATCACAGACGTCATTTCCGCTGTTGCTGGGCCGGGAGATGTGGTAGTGGCAATGGGGGCTGGCAGCATAACGAGCATCATACGCTCTGTTGTCAACGAATATGCTTCTCAACCCAATACGTACCACGCGGCAGCGCAGAACCACGTGTAG
- a CDS encoding MerR family transcriptional regulator, whose amino-acid sequence MTADLQTQCEADEVHERVFWTISDVAKEVGVEQYVLRFWESKFPQINPIKRRGRRLYDKHNVAAIKKIKHMLYDRGYTIRGAQLELKRRKSTPEVAAEERDGLVQLLNHMTNMRDVLLKKLNGM is encoded by the coding sequence GTGACTGCTGACCTGCAAACCCAGTGTGAAGCGGACGAGGTCCACGAAAGGGTTTTCTGGACAATTAGTGACGTGGCAAAGGAAGTTGGCGTGGAGCAATACGTACTCAGGTTTTGGGAAAGCAAATTTCCACAAATTAACCCAATAAAAAGGCGTGGGAGAAGGCTGTACGACAAGCACAATGTTGCCGCCATTAAAAAAATCAAGCACATGCTGTATGATAGGGGGTACACCATAAGGGGTGCGCAGCTGGAGCTCAAGCGAAGAAAGAGCACGCCAGAAGTTGCGGCGGAAGAGCGTGATGGCCTAGTTCAGCTATTGAACCATATGACCAACATGCGGGATGTGTTGCTCAAAAAACTAAACGGAATGTAG